The nucleotide window TAATATCTAGAGGAATTGCAGATTTTCAGGTATGCTAAGGCATAATTGGAAAAAATCACCACGTAAATGAAGGGTTTGGGAATAGGCAGAAGTTGCTGTTGTGACCCAATCTATAGCGATCGCCTTATCCAATACTATACAGACATTGACCTTATGCGACATATAGGCTGCTGTATAATTACCCTTGTGTTGACCCTCATTCCATTGCCGTCATTTGCAGAACCTCTAGCACAGTTCTTAATAGGTGAATAGACATGCCAACCGACAGAAGGAGGTACAGCATTCACATGGAGAGTTACGGACGAGGTTGGCTTATTGGAAAGGGATTTGAAGACAATCGTTTAAGCTCAGTCGAAACCTGGTCTTTTAATTCCGAAGGCCAGCTAATGGAGCGGCGACAGTTTTCATCTAATGGAGCGTTTATTGAGCTTTCTGTGGTTGAGCGTGGTCAACAGAATCTCTCCTCTAGGGGTCAACTAACCCGTCGTACAGGTGAAAGGGTTCAAATTCAACATTCTCTAAGGAAAATAGACGAGAATCATATTGAAGTGACGTGGGAGGCTTACATGGATAACAGTTGCTGATGAGATCTGTGTGCGCCGAGAAATTTAGGCTTTGACATTACCCCATGGTTAACTGTCAAGTTCTTGAAAGAGCATGTATGATGATAAATAGGGATGCATAACTCAAAAGTCATACCTAGATTGTGATTGATGATTGGATTGCTCTGCCAGTCGCTTGGTATAATTACTCTCAACTCCCAGATAAAGGTAGTAATTAGAGCGACAATGACGATCGAACACCTGCTTAACTTGCGTCATAATCAATCTAGGATAGCCCTATCCTGGCAGTCAAACTTAAGAAGCGAGTAAGGCCTCAATGAGCTACTGCGTTAACCCGGTTTGTCCAAATCCAGAAAATTCTCCCAATGCTCAAGTTTGTGCTGCTTGTGGCTCCAAACTGCTGCTTCGAGAACGTTATCATATCTCTAAACTCTTGGGACAAGGTGGATTTGGGGCAACTTTTCTGGCTCAAAATTTATCCCTTCCAGGGAATCCCTATTGTGTGATTAAGCAATTGCGCCCGGCTTCTACCTCTCCTCAAACCCTGCAAATGGCTAGAGAGCTGTTTCGACGAGAAGCAAAGACCCTGGGTAAAATTGGCAATCATCCACAGTTACCTGGTTTGCTCGATTATTTTGAAACTGAACAGGAATTTTATTTGGTTCAGGAATACATTAGCGGAGCAACCTTAAGCCGAGAGGTAAAACGGGGAGGGCCATTTACGGAAGCCGGAATTAAGCAGTTTTTAAGCGAGCTGTTGCCAGTCATTGAGTATATTCACTCCAATCAGGTTATTCATCGAGATATTAAACCCGCTAATTTGATTCGCCGCAATCAGGATAAGAAGTTAGTGTTGATTGATTTTGGGGCAGTTAAGGATCAGGTAAATCCGACAGCAGTAGATAATAGTTCAGAACAAACTGCTCTAACGGCTTTTGCGATTGGCACTCCAGGATATGCCCCCCCAGAACAAATGGCTCTGAGACCCGTTTATGCCAGCGATATTTATGCAGTGGGTGTAACTTGTATTTATTTGTTAACCGCTAAATCTCCAAAGGATTTGGGTTACGATCCGGCGACCGGCGAAATTCTTTGGGAACGACAGGTACAAATTAGCGATCATTTAACTCGCGTGTTGAAGAAAATGCTCGATGGGTCAGTTAAACATCGCTATCAGTGTGCCCAAGATATTTTGAAGGCTTTAGAGTTAGAGCCTTATTTGGATAGTTTAGCCCAAGGGATGTTAACGGGGCCAGTGAAACCGACAACGGAGACCTCTTCTAGGGGGACAGGAGGGCGCAATACTGGGAATTCTGGCCCAAGTAGCCATCTCTCTCGTTTCGGGGTGTCGATTCGTTCGCGCCAATCTAGATTGCGAGGCGGTAATACAGGACTTTCTAATACCTCAATTTCAACTCAAGCCAATTCTGGCCCAACTTCGGGAGGAAGTTCGGGGGCAAACAAGCCAAAGATTCCCACTCGTTTGAAGGAGCAAGAGCTGCTCACCTATTATGCCAAGGGTCGTAGGGATTTTGTCGATCATGACTTGAGTGCCCTTAATCTTCAGGAAATGGTGTTTCCAGAGGCAAATTTCCGAGAATGTAAGTTTGTGAAGACAAATTTCACTCGTGCCAATTTATTTCGCTCGGATTTTACAAAGGCGCGTTTAAAACAGACAATTTTGCGGGATGCGAATTTGAGTCGCGCTTATTTTAATTATGCGAATTTAGAGGGGGCGGATCTGCGGGGCGCTGATTTGAGTTATGCCTATTTGAGTAGTGCCAATTTGAATGGGGCAAATTTATGTGGGGCGAATTTAACGGGGGCTAAGGTGACCGATCAGCAGCTAAAGCGGGCGCGAACGAATTGGAGGACGGTGTTACCCAAAGGGCGCGGAAAGTAGGCTGAATGAAGTTGGAACCCGAAAACTTAATCAAGGTTTAATAGTGAAAACCCAGGTTTAGGGCTGACAATCTTCTGAACTCTTGAGTTATCGATCGTGTTTTTCTCGCCATATTTGAGCTGTTAACTCCATCCTTAACATATCCTCTACACTACTATCAGGCATAGTCCATGAACTATAGAGGATTGTTTTCACAACAAATCCTAATTTCTGGAAAAGGTTTACTGAAGCCCTATTAGATACTAAAACGGCTGCTCCAATAAGTTCAAAGTTCAATTCCTCAAATGTGTAATCAATTAATTGCCCGATCGCTAATGTCCCATATCCTCTATTTCTGTACATTTCATCCAAGATTGCGATACCAATTTCTGCGGTTCCTATTTCCCAATTAATTCCCTTAAGAACAGCATATCCAATCGGCAGGATTTCGGTAACATAATAAATCCCAAAGGCTAGGGGGTCACCCGATCGAGAATAGGGGAAAGCAAACAATGAGATGGCTTGTATGAATTCTTCGGTTTGATCGAGTTCAAAATATGGATTCCAGCCTAACAAAAGACTTAACTCTGGATTGCGAGCCAGCTTTATTAAGTGACTCACATGCCCACTTTCCATAGGCTGAAGAAAGATTTTGTTTGGACTCTTGGGTTCTAAAATTACTTTCTTATCCATGACTTTCTCTTTTCTCACGTAAAGGTTTAAAGGCAATCAACCAAACTTCTTGTGGAAAATAGTACGAAGAATCCCGATACAGGGATTTAAGATATTTTGCCATTCTAGGGCGAGCAAGCAACATCTCTAGGAAAATATTTCTAGAGGTATCTAATTGAGTATGTTCCTTATCTTTATTGAAACTGTTAATGGTCGCTTCGTGTTTAATATAATGTTCTATGGCTGCGAGATCGTCAGCTTGGATTTGCTCTTCATAGACAATACGGTAGACCTGATGCTCGATTCTACAGGATGAGAGGGCTGCGACAATATCTTCTGCTGAGGTAAAGCGATCGCCTCTCCCTTCTGCAAAGATATGCCGATATTGCTCGTAGAAATTAACATAGAAAGACCTCTGAGTCGCCAGCGCAATAAATCCAACTCCAGTCTCATTGAGCGAACCCGCACATTTTTGTAAGACCGATTCTAAATCTTGACGGGGAACCATGTAGAAACCATGCATTGACCACAGCAGATCGTAGGCATTGGGATCGAGTTCAGCCTCCTGAATTGTGCTATTGTATTGCTTCTCCTGGCGGAAAGGATGATACATCTTCTGTTGAACTTGAGTAATAGCACTTTCAGAGGGATCTAATGCGTCATAGATAATTGATTCAATTGCTTCGTCGAGTTGAACATAGCGATCGAACGCCTGCAACCATCTTCCCGTACCACAGGCAACATCGAGTAACCGAAGGGGGGATGGTTGAGTTGGGCTGTTTAATTTTTGCTGATGTTGTTTGAAGAAAGTTCCCGACCAATCAAATTGTCGAGCCAGTTGCCAATAATCCACGACTGGATCTAAATCATCTGGTTTTCTTACAGCAGCGTTGTCTGGAACAGCTTGGAGAACAAAAACACCCAGAGGTTCCTGAATAAATGCTTTGCCAGAGTCATCAGTTTCAGCTAACTGCGAAAATGCCTAGAGAACCTTCGCAAATTTTGCCTCGTGCAGTTGGCGTAGATCGCATTCCATGCAAAAGGACCTAATTTTGATGCCTGTATCCGATCGCACTAAGCATGACGTGACATCTAATTGAGCATCAACAGGATAAAACTGGTATGGCCAAGATTGGCGATCGAGTAAATTTTGAATATCATCTGCGGTCAACAGTTCATCCTCATTGCCCTTAATATCGAGCATATACTCGCGCTGGATTTGAGGAATACCGGTAGCCGCTTGGTGAACGATAATGACTCTCCCATTCGGTTTGGTATGAGCTAGGGCATGTTCAATGGCTTGAGGTGGATCGTCAAAGTAGTATAAAACATGGGTTAACAACACCAGGTCATACGGTTCTTGAGAAAGGGGTTGATGTGGATCGAAGGAATCTTCACGTACCGATACGTTTATGGTATGTGCTAAAGAGGCGTGGTGAAGGCGATCGAGGAAGCGATCGCGATGAATCGGATTCGGTTCAAGAGCAACATAGTGCAACTGTTGCCACGGGCGATCGGCTTGAGGAGCGAGACTCTTAATGATTTCCAGATCGATATCCCCTTCTCCGCTACCGATGCTGAGTACCGATAATGTATCATCATTGTGCAGGGGCGATCAGGATTGCATTAACACGGTCAAATTGCTCTGAAACCACTCAATTGATGCCTTAGTCATCGTTGAGGCAGCTTTACGCAGCTCATAACTTTCAGCGTAAAATCGATCGTCTAATGCTGGCGCAAAGAATAGTGGCGAGTTTTTATGGCCTTCTTTTTCTACATTATGTTCTAAGCTTCCTGTCACTTCATCTGAAATTATCATTTGGAAAACCAATGGTAGATAGTAGACCAGTTTAATCTCTCATACTCAGACATATAATGACAATGCTTTCTTTTTAATGAGAACGATAAAGGGCGATCGCAAAGATCGCCCTTTTGCATCAAAACACTCCCAACTAGGGGAGTCTTTTGCTCGTTTTACTCAAGGCATATGAGTTGAGCGCCTTAAACCTCGTAGGGTTGTTTACCACTAAATTTAAGGGTGGCTGGCTCAGGATTGCTGCCGATATTGCGGTCAACTTTACCGTTAAATTGCCGACCTTCGTTCACTTTTTCAGGGAACACACCATCTGCGGGATGAAGATACTGAATTTCACCATTGGGATAAACCCGGTAAATTTTATAATCGTTGATCTTAAATTTGGGCCGCAGTTGGCGATAGGCGAGGGCCAAGCATTGTTCTTTGCGAGCCAGATACAGAAGGTTTTCACCTTGTTGCATAGTGGCTGCACCACCGGTGGGCATCTCAAAGACTTGGGCTTTGGGCGATGTCCAAGTGATGGCGTATTTTTCTTCTACTGATGCTTTGGTGAGTAGTCCACCAGTACTTCCCCCAAATAGGGGAGCTTGTCCGGTCAGTGTCTCACTCATGGTTACAGCTCTCTCCTCTAAACCAAGATTTTTATGGCATCGTATCACTGAGATGGGGGTGGACTAGAGATTTTGTTAGGAACTGTTACAGTTGTTCATAATTCATGGGCAGTAAGTCCTATTTGTGTCGTCCAATAGTGGGTGACTGACGACGGGAACGGGAGGGGCGATCGCCTCTTGATGAGCCTCTTGATGGGCCTTTCGATGAGCCTTTATCTACGATAGGCAGGGTAAATCGGAATTGAGAGCCTTGGTTTTTCCCTCCAGATTCAGCCCAAATCTGTCCTCCCCAGTTGGTGACGATTTGACGGCAAATGGCTAAACCGAGACCTGTACCACCGGTACTGCGACGTAGGGCCCCTTCTTCTTGATAAAACCGATCGAAGACCGTTTCTAGGCGATTGGGTTCAATCCCGCGCCCACTGTCTTCAACGGTGACTAAAATCATCGGTTGGTTATTCTGCGGTCGTTTTTGGGGAGGAACTCGCTCTTGAAACGGCTTGGTCTGGGTACTACAGATGGCTTGGATGGTGACCTGTCCCGGAGATGGAGTAAATTTACAGGCGTTATCGAGCAGTTTCGATAAGACTTCAACTAACCATTCTCCATCGACGTGAACCAGGGGTAGAGTCCTGGGCAGATGGGTAATAATCTGGGGTAAGTCCTGATTGGGTTGATGAGAGCGAATACTGCTGATGGCCAGGTCAATACATTCTTCCAAAGGTAGGGGTTCGGGATTCCAGTCTACTGAGCCACTTTCAAGGCGAGAAAGGGTCAGGAAGTCTTGGATCAGCTCTCGTAGGCGTTCAGCATCATCTAGGGCGGTATTGAGCATCACCTGGCGCAAGTCCTGGGGCATATCTGGTTCACTGGCCAAACTTTCTAGACAAACTTGGATGGTCGAAAGTGGGGTGCGCAGTTCGTGACCCGTGATAGCGATCAAGTTACGGGTGGTGCGATCGAGGGCTTCGAGTTGTTGGTTGAGGTCTTCGAGGTTAGCATAGGCCTGGGCTTGGATGAGGGCGACCCCAATTTGGGAAGCGATCGCCTGAACCATTTCCAATTGACTCGATGCCCAAGTATAAGAACTCTCGCCACAGTGGTGAATTTCAATCATTCCGAGAAGTTCCTCTTTGTAGAGTACAGGAACCATTAACCAGGAATGGATTTTGGCGGGGGTGACTTGATCGGTTAGGGTCGGGTGATTGAGGGCATCTGGGTTTAAGTTACTCAGATAAGCGCGGTGATTTTGCTTAATGACATGGGAAAATAGGGGATGATCGGTTAGGGGCCAAGTTTTTCCTTTCAAGGAAGAGAGCTTACCGGAGTTCATGTATTCATATTCGATGATCACCTGTTTTTGAGACGCTTTACAGGGATATATCAGACAACGACAGCTCTCCATTGCTTGACCGAGTTCTTTGGCAGCAATCTGAAAAATTTCTTCTGGATTGAGGGAGCGACGAATGGCATCAGTAATGGAGTTGACTAAGCGTTCTTTTTTCTCTTGGTTGGCGATCGCGGTATAGGCCTTCACCAGTTTATATTGACCGGCTTGTAAATAGGTTACTAGACGCTCGGCGAAGGGAGCCGGATCGAGATGAGAGATCTGACAGGCAGGCGCTTGTGTGATCCGAGTTTGGGCTTGTTCCACTTTAGCCGCTAATTCCGGACGATACTCTAAAATTCGAGACAGTAAGGCCTGGGCTGCCTGTTCGCAAATTTGGCGATCAAATGTCCAAATGCCCTCAAAGCGTCGTGCTTGATCCATCGTCATCAAGGGAATTTCGGGCAATCCCATCCCTGATGGATCGCGTTCGCGACAAATTAAACACGTAGCATACTGCTGACCAATAATCACCAAATGCCATTCATGCTTGAGTTCGTCCTGGGAACTAAAGGCAATCGTTTCATACTCTTGGGAAGCATTCTTAAATTCCGTTTCTGGAGCAGCCAGAACATAAACCTGGTCAGTTTTTTGAGCAATGCGGCGATAGCGATGAGACTCTTGGCGATAAAACCGTTCTCGCTGGAAATTAGCAATGACTAAGGGCTGATCGGCCCCAGCCCCAGCCAAGACCTGGTCTTCCATAGCATGGGAAAGGGCGGTCAAAGACGGCTTAAAATAGATTTGCGATCGCAGTTGGGGTAACCTTTGTAAAAGGTCTGCCAACACGGAAGGATAATTACTCATTAACGCTGCTTGGCCCAGTCAGGACAACTCCACACTTAACTTTAAGTTACTTTAAGTTTAGTTCGTTTAAGTTTTTATTCTATCGAGTTCCTGGGCCCTTTGATACGGTTTATAGTCCAGGCAATCGATCGCCCGCTCAGAATTGGCATAGTGAGGATGTACGGTACATTTGAGCCGATGGTCATTCGTAAAAAATTGACAATGGGCACAGGGAATCTGATGCATTTGTTTGGCCTGAGCTAGAGTATCTCCCATGGCTCTACCTAATGTCCAGGCGATCGCTGCCATGAAAACCCAAGCACTGACGAAGCAAATCGGAACCCCCAAAGGCTGTATACTTTGAAGCAGTTGAAAGAAAAAGTCAATCATCGTGAGCATAAACGTATTCTCGATCCTTAAAAGTCTGGACAAGCAAGTTACAATCCGTTATAGCAGGAAGAGAGGCTCAATGAACTGGGGGATGACGATTCTAGATTGTGGCGATCGCCTCAGATATCTTAAAGCGTGAAATAAAATAACGAATTGTAAACCCTCTAAAATCTGAAATCTCCTATGAGAGGATAGTATTTGATGTCCAATCACTAACCGAACTACGATCGAAAAAGGATAGTTTTATGAGTCTCCGACTAGGTGATACAGTTCCTAATTTTACTCAAGCCTCTTCCGAAGGTGATATTGACTTCTATAGCTGGGCAGGAGATAGCTGGGTTGTACTCTTTTCCCATCCCGCAGACTATACTCCCGTTTGCACCACAGAACTGGGTATGGTTGCCAAACTCAAACCCGAGTTTGATCAACGCAATGTTAAAGTCATTGCTCTGAGTGTCGATGGTGTAGAATCCCATAACGGATGGATTGGGGACATTAACGAGACCCAGAAAACAACCGTCAATTATCCCATTTTGGCTGATGAAGACAAGAAAGTCTCCGATCTCTATGACATGATTCATCCAGAATCCTTGAATAACTTAACTGTTCGTACCGTTTTTATCATCGATCCCCAGAAGAAACTGCGCCTGAATATAACCTATCCAGCGAGTACCGGACGTAACTTTGATGAAATTCTACGGGTGATTGACTCCTTACAATTAACAGATAATTATCAAGTGGCTACCCCCGTCAATTGGCAAGATGGAGGCGATTGCGTGATTGTACCTTCTCTCAAAGATCCAGAAGTCTTGAAAGCAAAATTCCCTAAAGGATATGAAGAAGTTAAACCCTATTTACGCATGACTCCCCAGCCCAACAAATAGGTTATAGCGCTTCACGCTAGGATGAGGAAGTGGGGAAACGGGGACACGGAGACGCGGAGGGAGATTCTTGCCTAGTTCCCTATTCCCTATTCCCTAAAGATAAAGTTCGGTAACTAAACGGATGGATATCAAAGCAGGATTTATAGCCACAGTGGGCAATACGCCCCTCATTCGATTAAACAGCTTTTGCGAAGAGACCGGGTGTGAAATTCTCGGTAAAGCAGAATTCCTCAATCCAGGGGGTTCAGTAAAAGACCGAGCCGCCCTGTATATCATTGAAGATGCTGAAAAACAAGGACTCCTCAAACCTGGCGGCACAGTCGTTGAGGGAACTGCTGGCAACACAGGAATTGGTTTAGCCCATATTTGTAATGCTAAAGGATATCGCTGTAAAATTATCATCCCTGAAACCCAATCCCAGGAAAAAATAGAGGCCCTGCGAACCCTCGGTGCAGAGGTTCAAACTGTCCCTGCTGTACCCTATCGAGACCCAAATAACTATGTGAAATTATCGGGGAGAGTAGCGGCTGAACTCGATAATGCGATTTGGGCGAATCAATTTGAAAATTTAGCCAATCGTCAGGCCCATTATGAAACTACAGGGCCAGAAATTTGGCAACAGACTGACGGTAAAATTGATGGTTGGGTTACGGCTACGGGAACCGGGGGAACTTATGCAGGAGTGGCCCTATACCTAAAGGAGAAAAACCCCAATATTCAGGTGGTGGTTGCTGACCCCATGGGGAGTGGTTTGTATTCCTATGTGAAGACGGGAGAAATTAAGCCAGAAGGAAGTTCGGTAACGGAAGGAATTGGGAATTCTCGGATTACAAAAAACATGGAAGAAGTTCCGATTGATGATGCCATTCAAATTGACGATACTGAATGTATTCGCGTTCTCTATCAGCTATTACGCCGGGATGGTTTATTTATGGGTGGTTCTGTCGGTATTAATGTGGGAGCTGCGGTAGCTTTAGCGAAACAAATGGGACCCGGACATACGATTGTGACGGTCTTATGTGATGGGGGCGCTCGCTATCAGTCCAAGCTTTATAATCGAGAGTGGTTAGCCTCGAAGAATTTGCTACCGGATTAATATGACCCTTTGCGTGGTAATGGATAATAGGTAATTGCCACTCTAAACCTTGAGGAACCAAAAACCAATGAAAATGAAACGTAATCTTTTCATATTTGTGGGAATTATATTGATTTCCTTAGTTTTGGTGTTATTCAAGCCATACCATCAATTAAGGGATATTTATCTTAGTAAATACTACCCATTAAATACTCATTCTGGTTTCATACAGCAGGACATCGGTTTTTCTTACTCACTATTTGACTTAGGTGTAGCTGAGATTAATCAAGACAGGTTTTTAGATATATATTCTACAAATCACAATAGTCGCCAACTCTTCTTAATGAATCAACAAGGAGAAGATTTCAAAGATGGGATTACAGAGTTGGGTTTACCCCAAAACTATGAAGCGACATACTCACCCGTGCCCGATCCTCTGTTAAATAAGACAGAACCCGGATTATATATCTATTGGCATAATTATGAATTAATAGTTGCCTCCCAAGGTCTAACTAATTTAGAAAATATGAGAGGTCTGATTATTGTTCCTCTCTTAGCAACCTCTACAGAATCCGGTGAAATATCAACAAAAATAGACAAGAAACCTGCCCTATCAGCAGGAATTGATAAGGTACAAGTGGCAAAATTTAAGGTGAAAGGAGATGGGCGATTATCTATTAAGTTTCCAGCATTTTATCCGTTTTTTCAACCGCTATTTAAGTTGAACACTGGAGCTGATATAACTCATGTTTACATCGGTTCTCGTTTTGAATCTCCGACTTCCGTTGATTTTGCTCTACCTCCTATTTATGCTTTACCTTATATGGATCGACACGGTATGGCTTGGAATGATTATAACAATGACGGGAATATGGATGTAGCGATTGCCAGAGCAGGAATGCAAGGTAAGATATCAGAATTTGATCCGGATGCTAAAGATGAATTAATGCTGCAAACCAGTTCCGGTTTTGAAGATATTGGAGGGAATGTAGACCTGGATAAAGAGGGTTGTGCTTCACGACAAGTGGCTTGGGTTGATTTTGATCGAGATAATCTTTTAGACCTTTACATTATGTGTGGACGGCATTTGCCACCTAATTCTATATATCCGAATCAACTGTATCGCCAAACTGCTGAAGGTCGTTTTGTCAATGTTTCTGCTGAAAAAAATGTAAATATACCCGAAATGGGGTGGTTTGCTTGGTTAGATATAGATAACGATATGGACATGGATTTATTTTGGGCTGATGAAATAAGTTTTTGGCTCTACAGAAATGAATCAGGAACGTTTATTGCTGAAAAGTTAGGGGAAAATAAGCGTAAGAGCTTAGTGAATCAATTGACGATCGCTGATTATGATGGAGATGGAGACCTAGATTTATTCTCCGCTTCCAGAAAACAGAGTATATTATTTACCAATGTGCAGGGTAAATTGGAAAGGGTCGATCCAGAATTAATTGGACTACCCGATCGAGCATTTGCAGCGAACTGGGTTGATTACGATAATGATGGGTTGATAGACTTACATACTTTACGGTATGGAATGTACCGCCAACTGTCAAATCACACATTTGAAAAAATAAATTTATTAGAAGTTAGTGCACCAAACACATTCGGGGGGTATGCTTACTGTACTTGGTTCGATGCAGATAATGATGGCGATCGCGACTTACTCATGGGAAAATCTGAAGAAATGTCCTGGTGGGAAAAGCGGCAAAGAAAAGCACAAGATATTGCGGAGTTAACTAAATACAGTAAATCCAAAGTGTTACTGTATCGAAATCTGGGAAATAACAATCATTGGTTACAAATTGAATTGAAAGGTTCCCCCGGAAACTCGGTCGCGATCGGTGCTAAGGTCAAAGTCACTACGGCTAATGGTACACAATTGCAACAAGTCGGACAGTCGGAAGGAGC belongs to Roseofilum reptotaenium CS-1145 and includes:
- a CDS encoding serine/threonine-protein kinase; amino-acid sequence: MSYCVNPVCPNPENSPNAQVCAACGSKLLLRERYHISKLLGQGGFGATFLAQNLSLPGNPYCVIKQLRPASTSPQTLQMARELFRREAKTLGKIGNHPQLPGLLDYFETEQEFYLVQEYISGATLSREVKRGGPFTEAGIKQFLSELLPVIEYIHSNQVIHRDIKPANLIRRNQDKKLVLIDFGAVKDQVNPTAVDNSSEQTALTAFAIGTPGYAPPEQMALRPVYASDIYAVGVTCIYLLTAKSPKDLGYDPATGEILWERQVQISDHLTRVLKKMLDGSVKHRYQCAQDILKALELEPYLDSLAQGMLTGPVKPTTETSSRGTGGRNTGNSGPSSHLSRFGVSIRSRQSRLRGGNTGLSNTSISTQANSGPTSGGSSGANKPKIPTRLKEQELLTYYAKGRRDFVDHDLSALNLQEMVFPEANFRECKFVKTNFTRANLFRSDFTKARLKQTILRDANLSRAYFNYANLEGADLRGADLSYAYLSSANLNGANLCGANLTGAKVTDQQLKRARTNWRTVLPKGRGK
- a CDS encoding GNAT family N-acetyltransferase, translating into MDKKVILEPKSPNKIFLQPMESGHVSHLIKLARNPELSLLLGWNPYFELDQTEEFIQAISLFAFPYSRSGDPLAFGIYYVTEILPIGYAVLKGINWEIGTAEIGIAILDEMYRNRGYGTLAIGQLIDYTFEELNFELIGAAVLVSNRASVNLFQKLGFVVKTILYSSWTMPDSSVEDMLRMELTAQIWREKHDR
- a CDS encoding class I SAM-dependent methyltransferase is translated as MDYWQLARQFDWSGTFFKQHQQKLNSPTQPSPLRLLDVACGTGRWLQAFDRYVQLDEAIESIIYDALDPSESAITQVQQKMYHPFRQEKQYNSTIQEAELDPNAYDLLWSMHGFYMVPRQDLESVLQKCAGSLNETGVGFIALATQRSFYVNFYEQYRHIFAEGRGDRFTSAEDIVAALSSCRIEHQVYRIVYEEQIQADDLAAIEHYIKHEATINSFNKDKEHTQLDTSRNIFLEMLLARPRMAKYLKSLYRDSSYYFPQEVWLIAFKPLREKRESHG
- a CDS encoding class I SAM-dependent methyltransferase, producing the protein MHNDDTLSVLSIGSGEGDIDLEIIKSLAPQADRPWQQLHYVALEPNPIHRDRFLDRLHHASLAHTINVSVREDSFDPHQPLSQEPYDLVLLTHVLYYFDDPPQAIEHALAHTKPNGRVIIVHQAATGIPQIQREYMLDIKGNEDELLTADDIQNLLDRQSWPYQFYPVDAQLDVTSCLVRSDTGIKIRSFCMECDLRQLHEAKFAKVL
- the psaD gene encoding photosystem I reaction center subunit II PsaD, whose product is MSETLTGQAPLFGGSTGGLLTKASVEEKYAITWTSPKAQVFEMPTGGAATMQQGENLLYLARKEQCLALAYRQLRPKFKINDYKIYRVYPNGEIQYLHPADGVFPEKVNEGRQFNGKVDRNIGSNPEPATLKFSGKQPYEV
- a CDS encoding DICT sensory domain-containing protein, encoding MSNYPSVLADLLQRLPQLRSQIYFKPSLTALSHAMEDQVLAGAGADQPLVIANFQRERFYRQESHRYRRIAQKTDQVYVLAAPETEFKNASQEYETIAFSSQDELKHEWHLVIIGQQYATCLICRERDPSGMGLPEIPLMTMDQARRFEGIWTFDRQICEQAAQALLSRILEYRPELAAKVEQAQTRITQAPACQISHLDPAPFAERLVTYLQAGQYKLVKAYTAIANQEKKERLVNSITDAIRRSLNPEEIFQIAAKELGQAMESCRCLIYPCKASQKQVIIEYEYMNSGKLSSLKGKTWPLTDHPLFSHVIKQNHRAYLSNLNPDALNHPTLTDQVTPAKIHSWLMVPVLYKEELLGMIEIHHCGESSYTWASSQLEMVQAIASQIGVALIQAQAYANLEDLNQQLEALDRTTRNLIAITGHELRTPLSTIQVCLESLASEPDMPQDLRQVMLNTALDDAERLRELIQDFLTLSRLESGSVDWNPEPLPLEECIDLAISSIRSHQPNQDLPQIITHLPRTLPLVHVDGEWLVEVLSKLLDNACKFTPSPGQVTIQAICSTQTKPFQERVPPQKRPQNNQPMILVTVEDSGRGIEPNRLETVFDRFYQEEGALRRSTGGTGLGLAICRQIVTNWGGQIWAESGGKNQGSQFRFTLPIVDKGSSKGPSRGSSRGDRPSRSRRQSPTIGRHK
- a CDS encoding peroxiredoxin, giving the protein MSLRLGDTVPNFTQASSEGDIDFYSWAGDSWVVLFSHPADYTPVCTTELGMVAKLKPEFDQRNVKVIALSVDGVESHNGWIGDINETQKTTVNYPILADEDKKVSDLYDMIHPESLNNLTVRTVFIIDPQKKLRLNITYPASTGRNFDEILRVIDSLQLTDNYQVATPVNWQDGGDCVIVPSLKDPEVLKAKFPKGYEEVKPYLRMTPQPNK
- a CDS encoding cysteine synthase A → MDIKAGFIATVGNTPLIRLNSFCEETGCEILGKAEFLNPGGSVKDRAALYIIEDAEKQGLLKPGGTVVEGTAGNTGIGLAHICNAKGYRCKIIIPETQSQEKIEALRTLGAEVQTVPAVPYRDPNNYVKLSGRVAAELDNAIWANQFENLANRQAHYETTGPEIWQQTDGKIDGWVTATGTGGTYAGVALYLKEKNPNIQVVVADPMGSGLYSYVKTGEIKPEGSSVTEGIGNSRITKNMEEVPIDDAIQIDDTECIRVLYQLLRRDGLFMGGSVGINVGAAVALAKQMGPGHTIVTVLCDGGARYQSKLYNREWLASKNLLPD
- a CDS encoding CRTAC1 family protein yields the protein MNQQGEDFKDGITELGLPQNYEATYSPVPDPLLNKTEPGLYIYWHNYELIVASQGLTNLENMRGLIIVPLLATSTESGEISTKIDKKPALSAGIDKVQVAKFKVKGDGRLSIKFPAFYPFFQPLFKLNTGADITHVYIGSRFESPTSVDFALPPIYALPYMDRHGMAWNDYNNDGNMDVAIARAGMQGKISEFDPDAKDELMLQTSSGFEDIGGNVDLDKEGCASRQVAWVDFDRDNLLDLYIMCGRHLPPNSIYPNQLYRQTAEGRFVNVSAEKNVNIPEMGWFAWLDIDNDMDMDLFWADEISFWLYRNESGTFIAEKLGENKRKSLVNQLTIADYDGDGDLDLFSASRKQSILFTNVQGKLERVDPELIGLPDRAFAANWVDYDNDGLIDLHTLRYGMYRQLSNHTFEKINLLEVSAPNTFGGYAYCTWFDADNDGDRDLLMGKSEEMSWWEKRQRKAQDIAELTKYSKSKVLLYRNLGNNNHWLQIELKGSPGNSVAIGAKVKVTTANGTQLQQVGQSEGAWRSQGHYRLYFGLGKQEAIHSIQVTWPDGKVQEILNPDLDRLLIIEQA